A single region of the Ziziphus jujuba cultivar Dongzao chromosome 10, ASM3175591v1 genome encodes:
- the LOC107410238 gene encoding TATA-binding protein-associated factor BTAF1 isoform X2, translating into MAQQSSRLHRLLTLLDTGSSQATRFTAARQIGDIAKSHPQDLTSLLKKVSHYLRSKNWDTRVAAAHAIGAIAENVKHTSVTEVLSWVQSKMSEAGISGVAENLVVLPRFHSNIACASFRSFNINKVLEFGALLASGGQEYDIANDNMKNPRERMARQKQHLRRRLGLDVCEQFMDVNDMIRDEDLIVQNSHGNGINQRLYVSRNIQQLVANMVPSVISKRPSPREMNLLKRKAKVNSKDQGKGWSEDGDVEVSYTQNTPTPGSCPDTSRLKKAFIDVNREEDNIENDKDGWWPFQSFVEQLILDMFDPVWEVRHGSVMALREILTHQGASAGVFMPEISSDGASFVELEDEYTSYTIKREREIDLNMQFPTYESEPSLKRAKIEDASCPWMETVVSASNNCNLGVSLEAEVDGLNLPSEHGNFNASSVKVEPESYIDAVWCSSKEAADTTDSMDCKNNKISLEKHDIQKNPAQNYELMNFVKLARHSWLKNSEFLQDCAIRFLCVLSLDRFGDYVSDQVVAPVRETCAQALGVVFKYMHPTLVHETLNILLEMQCRPEWEIRHGSLLGIKYLVAVRQEMLHELLGRVLPACKAGLEDPDDDVRAVAAEALIPTASAIVGLQTHMLHSIVMLLWDILLDLDDLSPSTSSVMNLLAEIYSQEEIIPKMMGTLSLKENQEFDLNELDELDDTGEEIYTQENPFMLSTLAPRLWPFMRHSITSVRYSAIRTLERLLEAGYKRKISESSSASFWPSFILGDTLRIVFQNLLLESNEEIVQCSERVWRLLVKCPAEDLELVASSYMSSWIELATTPYGSVLDATKLFWPAALPRKSHVRAAAKMRAVMLENESHRNIGLESSEATIPQERIGDASTNSFKIIVGADVETSVTHTRVVTAAALGIFASKLHEKSMQYVVDPICNALTSLSGVQRQVASMVLISWFKEINGWDASENPGVMPSFPNHLKSWLLDLLACSDPAFPTKDSILPYSELSRTYSKMCSEAAQLLRAIESSGMFDNFLSTTKFELERLSADDAINLASKIPTLSDDKVGNDTLGRHVDEVESAKQRLLTTSGYLKCVQNNLHVSVSALVAASVVWMSELPARLNPVILPLMASVRREQEEKLQEKAAEALAELIFHCISRKPNPNDKLIKNICSLTCMDPCETPQAAVISSMETIDDQDLLSYGTGTGKQKSRAQMLAGGEDRSKVEGFISRRGSELALRHLCKKFGASLFDKLPKMWDCLTEVLTEDEKQITKTIGAVKDPQILINNIQVVRAIAPLLDDALKPKLLTLLPCLFNCIRHSHVAVRLASSRCITSMAKSMTVLVMGAVVENSIHMLGDSTSASARQGAGMLISMLVQGLGVELVPYAPFLVVPLLRCMSDCDQSVRQSVTHSFAALVPLLPLARGLPPPAGLSESFSRSAEDAQFLEQLLDNSHIDDYKLFTDLKVTLRRYQQEGINWLAFLKRFKLHGILCDDMGLGKTLQASAIVASDIVEHRSSNNSEGISPSLIICPSTLVGHWAFEIEKYIDVSVISTLQYVGSAQERISLREQFNKHNVVITSYDVVRKDSDYLGKLMWNYCILDEGHIIKNAKSKITLAVKQLKAQHRLILSGTPIQNNIMDLWSLFDFLMPGFLGTERQFQATYGKPLVAAKDPKCSAKDAEAGALAMEALHKQVMPFLLRRTKDEVLSDLPEKIIQDRYCDLSHVQLKLYEQFSGSDVRQEISSMVKVNESADTGEASGVSSKASSHVFQALQYLLKLCGHPLLVLGEKIPDSVACCLSELLPAGSDIISELHKLCHSPKLVALQEILEECGIGVDAPNSESSVNVGQHRVLIFAQHKAFLDIIERDLFQTHMKSLTYLRLDGSVEPERRFEIVKAFNSDPTIDALLLTTHVGGLGLNLTSADTLVFMEHDWNPMRDHQAMDRAHRLGQKKVVNVHRLIMRGTLEEKVMSLQKFKLSVANAVINSENASMKTMNTDQLLDLFASAETSRKGTSVSKRTDRNISDPTLMGNKKGLKAILGSLEELWDESQYTEEYNLSQFLSKLNG; encoded by the exons ATGGCCCAACAGTCCTCTCGTCTTCACCGCCTCCTCACTCTTTTGGACa CTGGTTCGTCCCAGGCTACAAGATTTACTGCTGCTCGGCAGATAGGGGATATTGCCAAATCACATCCTCAAGACCTTACCTCTCTTttgaaaaag GTTTCTCATTATCTTCGAAGCAAAAACTGGGATACAAGAGTTGCTGCGGCTCATGCTATTGGAGCAATTGCTGAGAACGTTAAGCACACATCTGTGACAGAAGTCCTTTCTTGGGTTCAATCTAAAATGTCTGAGGCTGGAATTTCTGGCGTTGCTGAAAATTTGGTTGTGCTGCCTCGTTTTCATTCTAACATTGCATGTGCCTCGTTTAGAAG TTTTAATATCAACAAGGTGCTGGAGTTTGGAGCTCTGTTGGCATCTGGGGGACAG GAGTATGATATTGCAAATGATAATATGAAGAATCCAAGGGAAAGAATGGCCCGCCAGAAGCAACATCTTCGACGTCGTTTAG GGTTGGATGTATGCGAGCAATTCATGGATGTTAATGATATGATAAGAGATGAGGACCTTATTGTGCAGAACTCTCATGGGAATGGAATAAATCAAAGACTTTATGTTTCACGTAATATTCAGCAGCTAGTTGCAAATATGGTTCCTAGCGTAATATCAAAAAGACCAAGTCCAAGGGAGATGAATCTTCTAAAACGTAAAGCTAAAGTAAATTCAAAAGATCAAGGAAAGGGTTGGTCTGAGGATGGGGATGTGGAGGTTTCATATACTCAAAATACGCCAACACCAGGCTCATGTCCTGATACATCACGTCTTAAAAAG GCATTTATAGATGTTAACCGTGAAGAAGACAACATTGAAAACGACAAAGATGGTTGGTGGCCTTTCCAGAGTTTCGTTGAGCAACTGATCCTTGATATGTTTGATCCTG TCTGGGAAGTTCGTCATGGGAGTGTAATGGCTTTAAGAGAAATTTTAACCCATCAAGGTGCTTCTGCTGGAGTATTTATGCCTGAAATAAGCTCAGATGGTGCATCATTTGTTGAGTTAGAAGATGAATATACATCTTATAcaattaagagagagagagagattgatttGAATATGCAATTTCCAACATATGAGTCTGAACCAAGTCTGAAAAGGGCGAAGATTGAAGATGCATCATGTCCATGGATGGAAACAGTTGTCTCTGCTAGCAATAATTGTAATTTGGGTGTAAGCTTAGAGGCTGAAGTTGATGGATTGAATTTGCCTTCAGAGCATGGCAATTTTAATGCCAGTTCTGTTAAGGTGGAGCCAGAATCTTACATTGACGCTGTGTGGTGTTCAAGTAAAGAAGCAGCTGATACAACTGATTCCATGGattgcaaaaataataaaatttcacttGAAAAACatgatattcaaaaaaatcCTGCTCAAAATTATGAGCTCATGAACTTTGTCAAACTGGCTAGGCATTCTTGGCTTAAGAATTCTGAATTTCTTCAAGATTGTGCAATCCGTTTCCTATGTGTTCTGTCACTAGACCG TTTTGGAGATTATGTATCTGATCAGGTTGTTGCCCCAGTACGGGAAACCTGTGCACAGGCATTAGGTGTCGTGTTCAAGTACATGCATCCCACATTAGTTCATGAAACATTGAATATCTTGCTGGAGATGCAG TGTAGACCAGAATGGGAAATTCGTCATGGAAGCTTGCTGGGTATCAAGTATTTGGTTGCTGTACGGCAG GAGATGCTTCATGAATTGCTTGGACGTGTCCTCCCGGCATGTAAAGCTGGGCTTGAGGACCCTGATGATGATGTTCGAGCAGTAGCTGCAGAGGCTTTAATACCAACAGCATCTGCCATTGTTGGGTTACAGACTCACATGTTGCATTCTATTGTAATGCTACTTTGGGATATTTTACTTGATTTGGACGATTTAAGTCCATCTACTAGCAG TGTTATGAATCTGTTGGCTGAAATCTATTCCCAAGAAGAAATTATTCCTAAAATGATGGGGACATTGTCACTAAAAGAGAACCAAGAGTTTGATCTGAATGAGCTAGATGAGCTTGATGATACTGGAGAAGAAATATACACACAAGAAAATCCTTTTATGCTATCAACATTGGCCCCACGTTTATGGCCTTTTATGAGGCACAGTATCACATCAGTCCGTTATTCGGCTATTCGCACTTTG GAGCGACTGCTTGAAGCAGGATACAAAAGGAAGATTTCCGAGTCTTCAAGTGCTTCATTTTGGCCATCTTTTATTTTGGGTGATACCCTTAGAATTGTTTTCCAGAATTTGCTGCTGGAATCAAATGAGGAAATTGTGCAATGTTCAGAGAGGGTTTGGAGGCTCCTTGTTAAG TGCCCAGCAGAGGACCTAGAACTTGTTGCAAGTTCATATATGTCTTCATGGATAGAACTTGCAACTACTCCATATGGTTCAGTATTGGATGCCACAAAATTATTTTGGCCTGCTGCTCTTCCTCGAAAAAGTCATGTTAGAGCAGCAGCAAAAATGAGAGCTGTGATGCTTGAAAATGAGTCTCATAGAAACATTGGCTTGGAATCGTCAGAGGCAACTATTCCACAGGAAAGGATTGGAGATGCTTCCACCAATTCTTTTAAGATAATTGTTGGTGCTGATGTGGAAACATCAGTAACTCATACAAGAGTTGTTACAGCTGCAGCATTGGGAATTTTTGCATCTAAGCTGCATGAGAAGTCTATGCAATATGTAGTTGATCCAATTTGCAATGCACTTACCTCTTTATCTGGTGTCCAGCGGCAG GTGGCATCTATGGTTCTTATTTCTTGGTTCAAAGAGATAAATGGCTGGGATGCTTCTGAAAACCCTGGAGTCATGCCGAGCTTTCCCAATCATCTTAAAAGTTGGTTGTTGGATTTATTAGCATGCTCTGACCCTGCATTCCCTACGAAAGATTCAATTCTTCCTTATTCTGAGCTTTCAAGAACATATTCTAAGATGTGCAGTGAGGCTGCGCAGTTATTACGCGCCATTGAATCATCGGGTATGTTCGATAATTTTTTATCAACTACAAAATTTGAATTGGAACGCTTGAGTGCTGATGATGCAATAAATCTTgcatcaaaaattccaaccTTGTCTGATGATAAGGTTGGCAATGATACTTTGGGAAGACATGTCGATGAGGTGGAATCAGCAAAACAACGACTTCTGACAACTTCAGGGTATTTAAAATGTGTTCAG AATAATCTGCATGTTTCTGTCTCTGCTTTAGTTGCTGCTTCAGTAGTTTGGATGTCAGAGCTTCCTGCACGCCTCAATCCTGTGATTTTGCCTCTTATGGCTTCGGTTAGAAGAGAACAG GAGGAGAAACTACAAGAGAAAGCAGCTGAGGCACTTGCCgagcttatttttcattgtatttCACGGAAGCCTAACCCAAATGATAAGTTAATAAAGAATATATGTAGTTTGACATGCATGGATCCTTGTGAGACACCACAAGCAGCTGTTATTAGTTCCATGGAGACTATTGATGATCAGGATCTCCTCTCCTATGGGACTGGTACTGGTAAACAGAAATCAAGGGCTCAGATGCTGGCTGGAGGTGAAGACCGGTCAAAAGTTGAGGGCTTTATTAGCAGACGAGGGTCTGAACTTGCATTGAGGCATCTATGTAAGAAGTTTGGTGCTTCATTATTTGACAAGCTTccaaaaatgtgggattgtctCACAGAAGTTCTGACTGAAGATGAGAAGCAAATTACCAAAACTATTGGCGCTGTTAAGGATCCTCAGATcttgataaataatatccag GTCGTACGCGCTATTGCTCCCTTGCTGGATGATGCACTGAAACCAAAGCTGCTCACCCTTCTCCCATGCCTTTTCAATTGCATTCGCCATTCCCATGTTGCTGTTAGATTAGCTTCTTCAAGGTGTATTACTTCAATGGCCAAGTCAATGACAGTACTTGTGATGGGAGCTGTAGTTGAAAATTCCATTCATATGTTAGGCGATTCAACTTCTGCTAGTGCCAGACAAGGTGCTGGAATGCTTATTAGCATGCTTGTGCAGGGGCTGGGTGTTGAGCTGGTTCCCTATGCTCCTTTTTTAGTTGTTCCTCTTCTAAGGTGTATGAGTGATTGTGATCAATCTGTCAGACAGAGCGTAACACATAGTTTTGCTGCTCTTGTTCCTCTTCTTCCACTAGCAAGAGGCCTACCCCCACCTGCTGGACTGAGTGAGAGTTTCTCTAGGAGTGCGGAAGATGCACAGTTTCTTGAGCAATTACTTGACAATTCCCATATTGATGATTACAAACTTTTTACTGACTTGAAAGTGACATTGAGGAG GTATCAACAAGAAGGTATAAATTGGTTGGCTTTTCTAAAACGTTTTAAACTTCATGGAATTTTATGTGATGATATGGGGCTTGGTAAGACACTTCAGGCATCAGCTATTGTGGCGTCTGATATAGTTGAGCATCGTAGTTCGAATAACAGTGAGGGCATTTCACCATCTTTAATTATTTGCCCATCGACACTTGTTGGACACTGGGCATTCGAGATAGAGAAGTACATTGATGTTTCCGTAATCTCTACTCTTCAATATGTTGGTTCTGCTCAAGAGCGCATTTCTCTTCGAGAACAGTTTAATAAGCATAATGTGGTAATAACATCATATGATGTGGTCCGTAAAGACTCTGATTATCTTGGAAAGCTTATGTGGAATTACTGTATATTAGATGAAGGACACATCATCAAGAAtgcaaaatctaaaattacactTGCAGTAAAGCAGTTGAAAGCCCAACACCGCTTGATACTGAGTGGAACACCAATCCAG AATAATATCATGGATTTGTGGTCCCTTTTCGATTTTCTAATGCCAGGGTTTCTCGGAACAGAGAGACAG TTCCAAGCCACATATGGAAAACCGCTAGTAGCAGCTAAGGATCCTAAATGTTCTGCCAAGGATGCTGAAGCTGGGGCACTGGCCATGGAAGCATTGCATAAGCAG GTTATGCCCTTCCTCCTTCGTCGAACCAAAGATGAAGTCTTGTCTGATCTGCCAGAGAAAATTATTCAGGACAGATACTGTGACCTGAGCCATGTACAATTAAAATTGTACGAGCAATTTTCTGGTTCAGATGTTAGACAAGAAATCTCAAGCATGGTAAAAGTTAATGAGTCTGCAGATACAGGAGAAGCGAGTGGTGTTTCATCTAAGGCATCTTCACATGTTTTCCAG GCACTTCAATATTTGCTAAAACTATGTGGTCATCCGTTGCTTGTTCTTGGAGAAAAGATTCCAGATTCAGTTGCTTGCTGTTTGTCCGAGCTGTTACCTGCAGGTTCTGACATTATATCAGAATTGCATAAGCTTTGCCACTCTCCCAAACTGGTTGCACTTCAAGAGATTCTGGAAGAGTGTGGGATAGGTGTTGATGCTCCTAATTCTGAATCTTCTGTGAATGTTGGCCAGCATAGAGTTTTAATATTTGCTCAGCATAAA GCCTTTTTGGACATAATTGAAAGAGACTTGTTTCAAACCCATATGAAGAG TCTGACTTACCTGCGACTGGATGGATCAGTTGAACCTGAAAGACGTTTTGAAATTGTTAAAGCTTTTAATTCAGATCCTACAATTGATGCCTTGTTGCTCACAACACATG TTGGTGGGCTTGGCTTGAACCTGACATCTGCAGATACCCTCGTTTTTATGGAACATGACTGGAATCCAATGCGAGACCACCAG GCAATGGATAGAGCACACAGGTTGGGTCAGAAAAAAGTTGTTAACGTCCATCGTCTAATAATGCGTGGCACCCTTGAAGAGAAAGTTATGAGCCTGCAAAAGTTTAAGCTTTCAGTAGCTAATGCAGTCATTAATTCAGAAAATGCCAGTATGAAGACAATGAATACAGACCAGTTGCTTGATCTCTTTGCGTCTGCAGAAACCTCTAGAAAG